The genomic segment ggattaaggtctggagactggctaggccactccaggaccttaatgtgcttcttcttgagccactcctttgttgccttggccgtgtgttttgggtcatggtcatgctggaatacccatcctcgacccattttcaataccctggctgagggaaggaggttctcacccaagatttgacggtacatggccaggtccatcgtccctttgatgcggtgaagttgtcctgtccccttagcagaaaaacacccccaaagcataatgtttccacctccatgtgtggggatggtgttcttggggtcataggcagcattcctcctcctccaaacacggcgagttgagttgatgccaaagagctccattttggtctcatctgaccacaacacttttacccagttgtcctctgaatcattcagatgttcattggaaacttcagatgggcatgtatatgtgctttccttgagcagggggacctcacgggcgctgcaggatttcagtccttcacggcgtagtgtgttaccaattgttttcttggtgactatggtcccagctgccttgagatcattgacaagatcctcccgtgtagttctgggctgattcctcaccgttctcatgatcattgcaactccacgaggtgagatcttgcatggagccccaggccgagggagattgacagttcttttgtgtttcttccatttgcgaataattgcaccaactgttgtcaccttctcaccaagctgcaagcccattccagccttgtgtaggtctacaatcttgtccctgaaatccttggagagctctttggtcttggccatggtggagagtttggaatctgattgattgattgcttctgtggacaggtgtcttttatacaggtaacaaactgagattaggagcactccctttaagagtgtgctcctaatcgcagctcgttacctgtataaaagacacctgggagccagaaatctttctgattgagagggggtcaattacttatttccctcattaaaatgcaaatcaatttataacatttttgacatgcgtttttctagatatttttgttgttattctgtctctcactgttcaaataaacctaccattaaaattatagactgatcgtttctttgtcagtgggcaaacgtacaaaatcagcaggggatcaaatacttttttctctcactgtagGGAATAGAATGCCGATGCAGTAATCCGTTTTATCTTTCCTTAATGGTCCTGGGCATCTGGGGCATAGCTATCTAACCACTGATACCCTCTGCTCCGCAACCCGACCCTTCTGCCTGCCATCTTTCCTCAGAGCCCCTGGCTCTGGCACAATGCATAGACAGTGTTTCTATGACTGTCATTCTGTTCTGACATAAAAATATTAACACAGCTAAAAGGAAAAGTGGCTAACCATAGTCCCCAGGCTAACCATAGTCCTAAGTAGGGGTGTGCCCACATGGCCATACTTGTATTCTAAATCATATCCATAAATTTACATTTGATAGTCGGATTGGATGATACTCGTAATCTGAAATAAACTGAAGTGTTTTAATATTGCTAAATAGATTTTGGCAAAATACCTTCCCTGCACGTTCTCACttctgtggtggctaatttccgcattaccaaatgaggatttacaaacacaccagtccgagttaaaactacatctttaatacttaagatacttttgcaaaagttcttgacctcACCAATGCATTCTCTCGAATAAATCATTTAATGAGGTGCTTACAGAATggctcagggatcttttatagcaacgatacagccccttcaacgtacattgacaaaccacagatacttagtaacagttcacaaaggttacgttttgtatgacagatatcaataaaacacatcagacagtaactgctatgtcaacaggatgaatggtatagcccagtatctggtctccttagaactgtccctccctggtacggtattgaacagaactatttcatccaatggcatatatcaattgtcaactctagatactcccatctcaagcaaaccccctcttgaccccactcctggacaggctcactggagggagtgagcctctaggccatatattatcacaggataagtgtgagatctaagagaccatggtcccagacactgccataaacctctccacaataaggaaaaggagggtgtgacttgctcacagacattgtggagacaagtcattggttccccagtaatcacgccatcccttcacatggtttaagcataggtaaagagacattcacatatgaagacaatatttcattcagtcctcctctcttgctgatattctgcagagcaacagagacaagtaaaagacaagtctgacctcttcccctctctgggccccaagtgtctgagccccagctaagggaaatgtgtaactgaaaagacaccagagtccaatggacattttctaatgacaagtacctcaaataagcatattatactaataaaacatcttaattatctatgttacccaactaattctgattcgtccacgacactTCAAAAGAACTGCAGATTAGGAGCAGCATGCGGCGGGTTgcgtgtatgtacagttgaagtctgaagtttacatacaccttacatacagccaaaaacatttaaacttgctggcatgcatcccaatttttttaatttttttgccccaccaagatttacatgctaaaatcgccactgtagCCAAGACTTAATCAATATTTTGTTTTGTCTCATTTATTGATATGGATATAGCCTCTACGTGATGGGGTTGTGTAACGCAAATGACTATAACGAGCCTACATATAGAATGGAATTCGCACTCAAACAATCAAAATGCCTAATATAAGTCCGTGCTCCCAAATAGTAGAAATAGTGTGATTCATAAGGTTACATGATTCATTAGCCCCACATGGCTATAAAAATAAATTAGGCAATTATATGGCCATTAAATAACACACAACACCATGGCATATTTAGATAGTGGAATAGCCCTAGCCTAAATCATATTTACTTTCTGTTTTGCAGCTCAGGCGGTTTTTCTAGACAATGCTCTTCTGTGTCTTTATTATATAATTCTCACAGAAGTCATTTGCTGAAGGCCCAAGCCTATACTACGCCATCTACTGGTACAATGCCGTTCTAAAACAAGATCTAGACTTTTATTTTGGAAATGAAACCGGAAGCTGCAAAACAACTCTAACGTCTGGGCAgagttgcttgattgactagcAGCATTCGGCTTTGCAGATGCCACATTCCAGACAGACGTTTGTGCATATAAAAAAGATCTGTAACCGAGTAAAGGGAGACGTAAAGTAAACATTTAAGTGTAAATGTTCATTCATGGTCGTAACATAGTACGTTTACCGATTTCCTTTTTACGGTTACATTACATGTTTCACGCACGGCTTTTCTTACGATCCTAtgtcctggaggaggaggagtcggTGGCACCAACCCCCTTCTCATGTAATGGGGTAGGGccatcccaaggatcccggaaCGTACGGACGGTTACACTGTGGTAGTGGGGAACAGGAAGTTCCGGACAGGCGCGCAACATTCTTCAGACTAAGGAAAGCGTGCAGTCAAGAAGATAACCATTGTGTCCGTTTCTATTTATTACTACAGGTATGTAATAGAATGTTTAAACTTTATAATATCGAAAGAACATGTCATGCCATGCTAGGTAACAAATCTATTAAGGTAATATCACGTTTGGTTAAGGTTTGATgtgttatttttgtgtcaaaCAGAATGAAGAACGTGATAACTACTTGACAAGTTACATAACTAGAGACTTGGTTTGTCTGAGAGGATATACATACTTTTCTCAAGGTAATTTCATAAAGAATACATTTATTTGATATTTCTGAGTTCGTTTTGCATTATTGGTTTTGTGTAAAATTCACGAGTTGGAACAATGGCGGCGCCCACTCGGTCTGCGTAAACGGACTTCCGGCAGTGCgggtgcagcagagagagacCATTTGACGGTTGTACTACTGTTTTGAAGCTGAAAGTAATTATCCGTTTTCGACATGTGTAGTAATATTCAGATACTTTCAGTTGTTTCAATCTTTATAAATGTtagtatttacatttacgtcatttagcagacgctcttttccagagcgacttacaaattggtgcattcaccttatgatatccagtggaccaactactttacaatagtacatctatatctttttttgagggggttagaaggattacttaatcctatcccaggtattccttagaggtggggtttcaggtgtctcctggcgtcgtgagggagcttgttccatcattggggtgccagagcagtgaacagttttgactgggctgagcgggaactgtgcttccgcagaggtagggaggcgagcaggccagaggtggatgaacgcagtgcccttctttgggtgtagggactgatcagagcctgaaggtacggaggtgccgttcccctcacagctccgtaggcaagcaccatggtcttgtagcagatgcgagcttcaactggaagccagtggagtgtgcggaggagcggggtgacgtgagagaacttgggaaggttgaacaccagacgggctgcggcgttctggatgagttgtaggggtttaatggcacaggcagggagccccgccaacagcgagttgcagtaatccagacaggagatgacaagtgcctggattaggacctgcgccgcttcctgtgtgaggcagggtcgtactctgcgaatgttgtggagcatgaacctacaggatcgggtcaccaccttgatgttagcggagaacgacagggtgttgtccagggtcacgctaaggctcttagcactctgggaggaggacacaatggagttgtcaaccgtgatggcgagatcatggaacgggcagtccttccccgggagtatggtatagtatggtgtgAACGGAAATGCTATTGGTTTTGTAACAATATTTTGAAGACAAGGTTATTCAGGAAAATAGTACATAATACAAACTAGCTGCAACCTTGTAATACATGGTTTTTgtcatgtatgcatgtatgtaaatTCAGTATATCTACTATAGATTAAGTGCACTTAAGTTGCATTGCCTAATTTAAAGCATGTACTTTGTGTCTAATGTGAATTAATTAATGTTTTGTTGTCAATGCTTAGCTACCAGATCTATTGAAATgagatcagtgcttgacttggacaggagctcaccggagctgagtacaGTCACCTCAAATTTCTACTGTTTGAGCtcatgttcctcttatagaatattagctcaacagtattgtggagctcctgcacctaaatataaacagtaccggcacctatttcaAGTCAAACACTGACTTGGATAATTGAAAAATaagaaatataatatatttttagaaaataaagaaaatgccAGAACTTTCAAGACTAACTTTTGTGTCTGTTTCTCTTTAATACTACTGCCCGACTAGAATTAAGTCTGAGGccggtaacatcaacagtgaggacagacccagcctgcctctctccttccacactgagtccaaacctacagtcactgggtcctgattgtgacagtggagcccagtttgcactgcaggatccagagaaggcatcagtgaagctggaagactgcagtcaaacactggagctgaatgtcaacattaaagatgaagaggaggaggaggagaagatagaACCTGCTCTTACCATGAGAAACAGATGTCCCTATCTAAGTTTGTTATTCGTTCCAACTTCCCACTGTGAATGAAAGTTGCAGTAGAACTGTTTCAATGAGAAAGTAATGTTATTTCATGCTACTGAGACTTGCATGGTTTGACACCAGTATTGttctatgaaatgagtctgtcattattaacccttgtgatagtgagtggatgatgtacagagcattcagaaagtattcagatcccttgactttttccatataatgttacgttacagccttgttctaaaatggataaaaaatataaataatcctcatgacaaagtgaaaacatttgcttcctgtttccattgatcatccttgagatgtttatataACTTGGAgttcatctgtggtaaattcaatgaattggacatgatttggaaaggcaaacacctgtctatataaggtcccacagttgacagttcatgtcagagcaaaaaccaaaccatgaggtcgaaggaattgtctgtagagctctgtgacaggattgtgtcgagacacagatctggggaatggtaccaaaacatttctgcagctttgaaggtccccaagaacacagtgtcctctcCATCATTCtctaatggaagaagtttggaaccaccaagactcttccaataGCTGGCCGGCCAGCCAAACTGAACAagctggggagaagggccttagtcagggaggtgaccaagaacctgatggtcactctgacagagctccagagttcctctgcggagatgggagaaccttccagaaggacaaccatctctgcattactccaccaattaggcctttatggtagagtggccagacggaagccacccctcagtaaaaggcacgtgaaagcccacttggagtttgccaaaaggcacctaaaggactctgacaatgagaaacaagattctctggttggatgaaatcaagattaaactctttggcctgaatgccaagcgtgatgtctgggggaaacctggcactatccctacggggaagtatggtggtggcagcatcatgctgtggggatgtttttcagcggcagggccttgaagactagtcaggatcgaggggaaagatgaacagagaaaagcacagagagatccttgatgaaaacctgctccagagtgctcaggacctccgactggggcggaggttcacaaatccaacaggacaatgacactaagcacacaggcaaaacaacgcaagagtggcttcaggacaattctcaatgtccttgagtggcccaaccagagacCGGTCTTGAACCCGTTCAAAGttctctggagagtcctgaaaatagctgtgcagcgacgctcccatccaacctgacagagcttgagaggatctgcagagaagaatgggagaaactccccaaatacaggtgtgccaagtttgtagcgtcatacccaagaagactcaaggctgtactcgctgccaaaggtgcttcaataaagtactgagtaaagggtctgaatacttatgtaaatgtgataacagttatttttttaatttgcaAACatgaaaaaatacagttttactttgtcattatggggtattgtgtgtagcttgatgagggggaaaaaacatttgAATCATTTTAGAAAAACCTTGTAATGcctcaaaatgtggaaaaagtcaagggatctgaatactttccgaatacactgttaCCCGGTGCAGCCAGTAGACGACTTAGATAATTGAACAGGaagaaatataatatatttttagaGAATAAAGAAAGTGCCAGAACTGTCAAGACAATGACTTTGTGTCCGTTTCTCTTTATTACTACATCAACAGTGAGGACagacccagcctgcctctctccttccacactgagtccaaacctacagtcactgggtcctgattgtgacagtggagcccagtttgcactgcaggatccagagatggcatcagtgaagctggaagactgcagtcaaacactggagctgaatgtcaacattaaagatgaagaggaggaggagattgggAAATCTGTTTCTCATGGTAAGCACAAGTTCTTTCTAAGTTTGTTGTTCGTCCCAACTTCCCTCTGTGCATGAAAAGTTGCTGTagaatgagtctgtgtagtgactaacccttgtgatggtggtggaggatataatggctCATAAGTTTCAGTACTTTTGTACCTTTTTAGTTTTTGACTCGTACCCCCTTTTAGAATAGTTGTATTCTCTTTTTGTGTTGTACAGCCTACTGATATGGATACATGTCACAAATTACAGTaggaagaggactggccatcccctTGAGCCTGGTTACTCTCTACGTTTCATCCTAGGTTCCTGTtttctagggagattttcctagccactgtgcttctacatctgcattgcttactctttggtgttttaggctgggtttctggaaagcactttgtgacaactgctgatgtaaaaagggcttcataaaatacatttgattgacatgtgtatcacaccaactgactggttcttctgatgttgttcacacaggagaccatgttgagacattctccacatccagagagcaacagcaggaagatcacagagctaagaggtctcaccactgcccacattgtgaggagattttgccatttctatcaaagctaaaaatacacctAAAAATACACACAGGAAAGAATCTGTATTCCTgcactgactgtgggaagagcttcacaacatcaactaagctaaaagttcatcagagaacgcACAcaagagagaagccttactcctgctctgactgtgggaagagtttctcccGATTGGATAACTTAAAcacacatgaacgtatacatacaggagagaagccttactactgctctgactgtggaaaatgctTTAAAACAACAGCTGAGCTAAAacttcaccagagaacacacacaggggagaagccttacttaTGCTCTGACTGTGGGGCGAGTTTCTCTCGGCTGGGCCACTTAAAAGTACATGAACGTatgcatacaggagagaaaccttaccccTGCTTTAattgtgtaaaatgcttcacaacatcaactgatCTAAAGGTTCATCAGAGAACGCACAcaagagagaagccttactcctgctctgactgtgggaagagtttctcccGATTGGATAACTTAAAcacacatgaacgtatacatacaggagagaagccttactactgctctgactgtggaaaatgctTTAAAACAACAGCTGAGCTAAAacttcaccagagaacacacacaggggagaagccttacttaTGCTCTGACTGTGGGGCGAGTTTCTCTCGGCTGGGCCACTTAAAAGTACATGAACGTatgcatacaggagagaaaccttaccccTGCTTTAattgtgtaaaatgcttcacaacatcaactgatCTAAaggttcatcagagaacacatacaggagagaagccttacttatGCTCTGACTGTGGGTTGAGTTTCTCTCGACTAGACCACATAAAACTACATGAACgtgtacatacaggagagaagccgtacatctgctctgactgtggaaaatgttttaaaacaacagctgagctaaaaggtcatcagagaacacacacaggagagaaaccttactcctgctctgactgtggaaagagtttctctcaacTGGGCCAGTTAAAAATACATGAACGTAAACATACAGGacagaagccttactcctgcttttattgtgtaaaatgcttcacaacatcaactgagctaaaaggtcatcagagaacacacacaggagagaagccttactcctgctctgactgtaggAAGAGTTTCTCTCAACCAAGCCACTTAAAAAGACACTGAGGTATACATAA from the Salmo salar chromosome ssa17, Ssal_v3.1, whole genome shotgun sequence genome contains:
- the LOC106576008 gene encoding zinc finger protein 883-like isoform X1; protein product: MRNRCPYLMRTDPACLSPSTLSPNLQSLGPDCDSGAQFALQDPEMASVKLEDCSQTLELNVNIKDEEEEEIGKSVSHGDHVETFSTSREQQQEDHRAKRSHHCPHCEEILPFLSKLKIHLKIHTGKNLYSCTDCGKSFTTSTKLKVHQRTHTREKPYSCSDCGKSFSRLDNLNTHERIHTGEKPYYCSDCGKCFKTTAELKLHQRTHTGEKPYLCSDCGASFSRLGHLKVHERMHTGEKPYPCFNCVKCFTTSTDLKVHQRTHTREKPYSCSDCGKSFSRLDNLNTHERIHTGEKPYYCSDCGKCFKTTAELKLHQRTHTGEKPYLCSDCGASFSRLGHLKVHERMHTGEKPYPCFNCVKCFTTSTDLKVHQRTHTGEKPYLCSDCGLSFSRLDHIKLHERVHTGEKPYICSDCGKCFKTTAELKGHQRTHTGEKPYSCSDCGKSFSQLGQLKIHERKHTGQKPYSCFYCVKCFTTSTELKGHQRTHTGEKPYSCSDCRKSFSQPSHLKRH
- the LOC106576008 gene encoding oocyte zinc finger protein XlCOF6.1-like isoform X2; its protein translation is MRNRCPYLMRTDPACLSPSTLSPNLQSLGPDCDSGAQFALQDPEMASVKLEDCSQTLELNVNIKDEEEEEIGKSVSHGDHVETFSTSREQQQEDHRAKRSHHCPHCEEILPFLSKLKIHLKIHTGKNLYSCTDCGKSFTTSTKLKVHQRTHTREKPYSCSDCGKSFSRLDNLNTHERIHTGEKPYYCSDCGKCFKTTAELKLHQRTHTGEKPYLCSDCGASFSRLGHLKVHERMHTGEKPYPCFNCVKCFTTSTDLKVHQRTHTGEKPYLCSDCGLSFSRLDHIKLHERVHTGEKPYICSDCGKCFKTTAELKGHQRTHTGEKPYSCSDCGKSFSQLGQLKIHERKHTGQKPYSCFYCVKCFTTSTELKGHQRTHTGEKPYSCSDCRKSFSQPSHLKRH